In Marasmius oreades isolate 03SP1 chromosome 1, whole genome shotgun sequence, one DNA window encodes the following:
- a CDS encoding uncharacterized protein (MEROPS:MER0099998): MSKLDHLSRIIYHEKQQPGSMLCAQHALNNLLQGNYFTAPDLSEIARNLDSLEQSYDEDRGASSSNMDDTGYFSVQVLENALSVWGLSLVRWRGEQMRPYQEHPHTQQAFILNYQEHWYTLRRFGLENDEGGHWFDLNSLLPAPKWVGRLYLGMVLQQAEAEGYSVFVITHLNTSNSLPRTDVDQLAATIPEDSLQDPLDSQRREAAYAEGLEDEDWELQAALHASLGGAVAEAPTQPPRLLRRPIPLPESGPPSGTGSGALTPATQSTSLLPSVPSEDDDTSQLAAASRERGRRMLEQMTAEQHQAQQDLWREGNRPVRRSEDHEYEEMLRRAIAESEALAKTEGHLGCESSNDGSDIDVDDSSLTPHTPRIAPVQQERVYDDDDAELQAALRASLEQMPPGWVPPGESASVPSSSTTQPPSCGSAVLTTEPDDTIDELSEYEPEQPSSDQPAQEVDQEEIRRRRLARFGG; this comes from the exons ATGTCGAAGCTCGACCATCTCAGTCGAATAATCTACCACGAAAAACAGCAGCCGGGCTCAATGCTTTGTGCTCAACACGCTCTCAACAATCTGCTTC AAGGGAACTAC TTTACTGCACCGGACCTCTCAGAAATTGCTCGAAATCTAGATAGCTTGGAGCAGAGTTACGATGAGGACAGGGGAGCAAGTAGCAGTAATATGGACGATACCG GATATTTCTCCGTTCAAGTTCTAGAGAATGCGCTGTCGGTGTGGGGTTTGAG CCTTGTACGATGGAGAGGAGAGCAAATGCGTCCCTATCAAGAGCATCCACA TACCCAACAGGCATTTATATTGAACTATCAGGAGCATTGGTATACCCTTCGTCGCTTTGGACTCGAAAACGATGAAGGCGGACATTGGTTCGATTTGAATTCTCTCCTTCCCGCACCTAAATGGGTCGGCCGCCTTTACTTGGGGATGGTTTTGCAACAGGCAGAAGCTGAAG GTTATTCTGTGTTTGTAATAACACATCTAAACACTTCGAACAGTTTACCGCGTACAGACGTAGATCAACTCGCCGCTACTATACCCGAAGACAGTCTGCAAGACCCCTTAGATTCCCAACGACGAGAGGCAGCTTATGCGGAGGGtctagaagatgaagattggGAGCTCCAAGCAGCACTTCATGCATCATTAGGAGGAGCCGTAGCAGAAGCTCCAACCCAACCCCCTCGGCTTCTGAGAAGACCCATACCTTTACCAGAATCTGGTCCGCCTTCCGGTACCGGATCTGGAGCTCTTACTCCGGCGACACAGTCGACCTCACTCTTACCGTCAGTCCCGAGTGAAGATGACGACACTTCCCAGTTAGCTGCTGCCAGCCGAGAACGCGGTCGCAGGATGTTGGAGCAGATGACGGCCGAGCAACACCAAGCACAACAAGATCTATGGCGAGAAGGTAACAGACCGGTCCGAAGAAGCGAAGACCACGAATATGAAGAGATGCTGAGGCGCGCCATTGCAGAGAGCGAGGCACTTGCAAAGACCGAAGGACATCTTGGTTGTGAAAGCAGCAACGACGGAAGTGACATAGACGTGGACGACTCTTCACTTACACCTCACACTCCCCGAATCGCCCCAGTACAACAAGAGCGTGTgtacgatgatgatgatgcggAACTGCAAGCAGCCTTGAGGGCGTCTCTGGAGCAGATGCCACCCGGTTGGGTTCCTCCTGGAGAGTCTGCTTCGGTGCCATCTTCTTCCACCACGCAGCCGCCGTCCTGTGGTTCCGCCGTCTTAACGACCGAACCAGACGACACCATTGATGAATTATCAGAGTACGAACCTGAACAACCTTCATCTGACCAACCTGCCCAAGAAGTGGATCAGGAGGAGATCAGGAGGCGAAGATTGGCTAGGTTTGGTGGCTGA
- a CDS encoding uncharacterized protein (BUSCO:EOG09261FH7), translated as MHLSLSSATTLLSLSSSALAFYLPGAAPRNYARGEKIDLFVNALTPMLAGNDNAKLKSLINYDYYNPRFHFCQPEGGPQKQPESLGSILFGDRIFDSPYDIRMLENNGTCQTLCTVDVPPEDAKFINDRIIEDYALNWLVDGLPAAEMKMDTRNGDMFFDMGFNLGNDNDNDNDEEPFDTPALNNHYEIVLRYHRFSEGVYRVVGVLVWPYSIGGPQDGVPTCETDEDKIKSLVLDEKTTQSIRYTYRVTWNESATPWATRWDNYLHIFDPRIHWFSLINSVVIVIFLCAMVGLILYRSVSRDISRYNAIDVSEDVQEDWGWKLVHGEVFRTPKNPMLLAVMAGNGSQLCAMVAITLIFALLGFLSPSNRGSLATVMMVCWSFFGGVGGYISSRLYSSLGGTSKRKNSFFTATILPTSIFAVVFILNFLLIMAGSSGAVPFGTLLLIILMWFGISAPLSAVGAYYGTKHGVSGPHHFYTHFPHSTLQAVRHPVRVNQIPRQIPPSPKYIRPWTAALLGGILPFGAAFVELYFIMSSLFASRAYYAFGFIALTVGVMALTTATVSILFTYFMLCAEEYRWHWRSFLIGGGNAFWLLAYGLFYWVSRLSLDSFSSVGLYLGYLFILTLLDFLATGTIGFLASYWAVRKLYSAIRID; from the exons ATGCATCTCTCACTATCGTCGGCAACGACACTGCTCTCACTGTCGTCCTCAGCTCTTGCATTTTATCTTCCTGGCGCTGCACCTCGCAACTATGCTCGTGGCGAAAAAATTGACTTGTTCGTTAATGCTCTTACTCCTATGCTGGCTGGGAATGACAATGCAAAACTC AAATCATTAATAAATT ATGACTACTATAACCCAAGATTTCACTTCTGTCAACCGGAAGGAGGACCACAGAAGCAGCCGGAGTCCTTGGGGTCCATCTTATTTGGGGATAGGATATTCGACTCGCCGTATGAT ATCAGAATGCTTGAAAATAACGGCACTTGTCAAACTCTTTGCACGGTTGATGTACCACCGGAAGATGCCAAATTCATTAATGACCGTATTATTGAAGACTACGCGTTGAACTGGCTTGTTGACGGACTCCCTGCTGCGGAAATGAAGATGGATACGAGGAATGGTGATATGTTTTTTGACATGGGTTTCAATTTGGGAAATGACAATGACAATGACAACGACGAAGAACCATTTGATACACCGGCCCTCAACAACCACTACGAAATTGTCTTACG CTATCATAGATTCAGTGAAGGCGTTTATCGGGTGGTGGGTGTGCTAGTATGGCCGTATAG CATCGGTGGACCTCAAGACGGCGTCCCTACATGTGAGACAGACGAAGACAAAATCAAGAGCCTTGTCCTAGATGAAAAAACCACGCAGTCTATCCGCTACACGTACCGTGTAACTTGGAAT GAATCCGCAACTCCTTGG GCGACGCGTTGGGATAATTACTTGCACATATTTGATCCTCGAATCCACTGGTTCAGCCTAATCAACTCAGTTGTCATTGTCATCTTTTTGTGCGCTATGGTTGGTTTGATCCTCTACCGTAGCGTATCCCGAGAT ATCTCTCGCTACAACGCGATTGATGTTAGT GAGGACGTGCAAGAAGACTGGGGATGGAAGTTAGTGCACGGGGAAGTTTTCCGAACACCCAAAAACCCCATGTTATTAGCAGTCATGGCAGGTAACGGGTCGCAACTTTGTGCAATGGTTGCCATCACTTTAA TATTTGCACTCCTTGGTttcctttccccttcaaATCGTGGTTCTTTGGCCACGGTGATGATGGTGTGCTGGTCGTTTTTCGGAGG GGTGGGCGGTTATATTTCTAGTCGGCTTTATAGCTCTTTAGGTGGAACTAGCAAACGGAAgaattctttctttactgccACGATACTCCCGACTTCGATTTTTGCCGTCGTATTCATCCTCAATTTCTTGCTGATCATGGCCGGTTCGTCGGGCGCGGTTCCATTTG GGACATTACTGCTGATCATTCTGATGTGGTTCGGTATATCTGCCCCTCTCTCTGCCGTTGGTGCATACTATGGGACAAAGCACGGCGTAAGTGGACCACACCACTTCTACACTCATTTCCCACATTCCACATTACAGGCCGTTCGCCATCCTGTAAGGGTCAATCAGATTCCTCGTCAAATTCCTCCCTCTCCGAAGTATATCAGACCTTGG ACTGCGGCTTTGCTTGGTGGCATTCTTCCATTTG GTGCTGCGTTCGTCGAGCTCTACTTCATCATGTCCAGCCTGTTTGCTTCCCGAGCGTACTATGCTTTTGGATTTATCGCTTTGACAGTAGGCGTTATGGCCCTTACAACTGCCACCGTCAGTATCCTCTTTACATATTTCATGCTCTGTGCCGAAGAGTACAG ATGGCACTGGCGTTCGTTCCTTATCGGGGGAGGAAACGCGTTTTGGCTTTTGGCGTACGGACTCTTCTACTGGGTATCCCGTCTTTCTTTGGATTCGTTCTCTAGCGTCGGGTTGTACCTAGGATACCTTTTCATACTCACCCTCCTTGATTTCCTCGCCACAGGTACCATTGGCTTTTTGGCATCATACTGGGCAGTCCGTAAACTTTACAGCGCCATTCGGATTGATTAA
- a CDS encoding uncharacterized protein (BUSCO:EOG09262JRP) produces the protein MFARTTRAFRSRKCHFLQRRHVSLLETLKKRGFIQQLTRPEELNAALSTASRVVYAGIDPTAGSLHIGHLLPLMCLLHFRLRGHTVIPLIGGATGLVGDPSGRKTEREPVNVKQVERNVASLSQNVKQFLGRAFNYARTRLPSGTWVNSNFDLEVKSNLVWHKDYHMLDFLRTVGIHARVNTMLNRESVRSRLDSNTGLSFTEFTYQLLQAYDFYYLHENFQCTIQIGGSDQWGNIIAGLELISRIKQDSETEVFGITTPLLTTASGAKFGKSAGNAIWLDSDLTSIFDFYQYFLKVEDSEVEKYLKLFTMLPLAEITHIMDVHQRIPEGRTAQRRLADEVTELVHEEHGLQKAQRLTETMFRSAEARGKQLDVQSLLEAFEDDPRLKSCPLDELLGVSVMKLSSKYGLLPSTSAARQLIQSRGLYVNDKVVPEIHFTLGVDDLLDGRVAVIRAGKDKVLILVAQS, from the exons ATGTTTGCACGAACCACGCGGGCTTTTCGTTCGAGAAAATGTCATTTTCTTCAGAGAAGACATGTATCTCTACTAGAGACATTGAAAAAACGCGGTTTTATTCAACAATTGACGCG ACCTGAAGAGCTCAACGCCGCGCTTTCAACTGCGTCGCGAGTGGTTTATGCAGGAATAGATCCCACTGCAGGCTCCCTGCACATCGGGCACTTGCTCCCTCTCATGTGTTTGCTTCATTTCCGGCTTCGGGGACATACGGTTATCCCGCTG ATCGGTGGTGCTACTGGACTCGTAGGAGATCCTTCAGGACGGAAAACAGAACGCGAACCAGTAAATGTCAAGCAGGTCGAACGCAATGTCGCTTCTCTATCTCAAAACGTCAAGCAATTCCTAGGGAGAGCATTCAACTATGCACGAACACGACTACCGTCCGGAACTTGGGTTAATTCAAACTTTGATCTGGAAGTCAAGAGCAATCTTGTATGGCATAAAGACTACCACATGCTCGATTTTTTACGGACTGTTGGCATTCACGCTCGAGTGAATACAATGCTCAACAGGGAGAG TGTCCGCTCTCGTTTGGACTCGAATACAGGTTTATCGTTCACCGAATTCACGTACCAGTTACTGCAAGCATACGATTTCTACTACCTACACGAGAACTTTCAGTGTACAATCCAAATCGGAGGATCTGATCAGTGGGGTAACATTATAGCTGGGCTTGAGCTGATTAGCCGCATCAAACAAGACTCCGAGACCGAAGTTTTTGGTATCACAACGCCTCTTTTAACGACTGCGTCGGGTGCAAAATTTGGGAAGAGCGCAGGGAACGCGATTTGGCTGGACTCGGACTTGACGAGCATATTTGATTTCTATCAG TATTTTCTCAAGGTTGAAGACTCGGAAGTAGAGAAGTACCTCAAGCTGTTCACTATGCTGCCTCTGGCAGAGATCACACATATTATGGATGTGCATCAG AGAATACCTGAGGGAAGAACGGCACAGCGACGGTTAGCTGACGAGGTTACTGAACTCGTGCATGAAG AGCATGGTTTGCAAAAAGCGCAACGGCTTACAGAAACAATGTTCAGGTCTGCAGAAGCTCGTGGTAAACAGTTGGATGTACAATCCCTTCTTGAAGCATTCGAGGATGACCCGCGCTTGAAATCGTGTCCGTTAGACGAGCTTTTAGGTGTCTCCGTGATGAAGTTGTCCTCGAAGTATGGGCTCCTTCCCTCTACTT CTGCAGCTCGGCAGCTCATTCAATCCAGAGGTCTCTACGTCAATGACAAGGTTGTTCCCGAAATTCATTTCACTCTCGGAGTTGACGACCTTCTCGATGGACGGGTGGCGGTTATTAGAGCGGGTAAAGATAAAGTCCTCATACTAGTCGCCCAATCATGA